One Nocardia farcinica genomic region harbors:
- a CDS encoding TAXI family TRAP transporter solute-binding subunit: MSVSPVRGLSRRGLLMLAGLAAASACAGGDPPAVRLASGEVGGFYYAFARLLAEAAARAGTVRIETVVTAGSQENLALLAEGRVDAALALADSAREAGPGLLALGRVYENYLQLAVRTDSPVHTVAELRGARVNLGATGSGAAMTGERLLLAAGLDPATDVLVTHQPLREAVAALSGGALDALLWAGGVPTAALAVPSRMRLLELGQLAAPLRARYGPVYDRVQIPADAYPGGPTVHTVGVANLLLAAPAMSAEAAAAIVDLLLTRTDELVPAEAAGTQFLDARPLIGTGTVPLHPGAAEEYRRRHG; the protein is encoded by the coding sequence ATGAGTGTCTCCCCGGTGCGCGGATTATCGCGTCGCGGCTTGCTGATGCTGGCGGGGCTCGCGGCGGCGAGCGCCTGCGCGGGCGGTGATCCGCCCGCGGTGCGGTTGGCGTCGGGCGAGGTCGGCGGCTTCTATTACGCCTTCGCCCGCCTGCTCGCCGAGGCCGCGGCGCGGGCGGGCACGGTCCGGATCGAGACCGTGGTGACCGCGGGGTCGCAGGAGAATCTGGCCCTGCTCGCCGAGGGCCGGGTGGATGCCGCACTGGCACTGGCGGATTCGGCGCGGGAGGCCGGGCCCGGGCTGCTCGCGCTCGGCCGCGTCTACGAGAACTACCTCCAACTGGCCGTGCGCACCGACAGTCCCGTCCACACCGTCGCCGAGCTGCGCGGCGCCCGCGTCAACCTCGGGGCCACCGGCTCGGGGGCGGCCATGACCGGCGAGCGCCTGCTGCTCGCGGCCGGACTGGACCCGGCGACCGACGTCCTCGTCACGCATCAACCGTTGCGCGAGGCGGTGGCCGCCCTGTCGGGCGGCGCGCTCGACGCGTTGCTGTGGGCGGGTGGCGTGCCCACCGCGGCGCTGGCGGTGCCGTCGCGGATGCGGCTGCTGGAGCTGGGGCAACTCGCCGCCCCGCTGCGGGCCCGCTACGGCCCGGTCTACGACCGCGTGCAGATCCCCGCCGACGCCTATCCGGGCGGGCCGACCGTGCACACCGTGGGCGTGGCCAACCTGTTGCTGGCCGCGCCCGCGATGAGCGCGGAGGCAGCCGCCGCGATCGTGGACCTGCTGCTCACCCGCACCGACGAGCTCGTGCCCGCCGAGGCCGCGGGTACCCAATTCCTCGACGCGCGGCCGCTGATCGGCACCGGGACGGTGCCGCTGCACCCGGGTGCGGCCGAGGAGTACCGGCGCCGACACGGGTGA
- a CDS encoding alanine/glycine:cation symporter family protein, with product MDAFLSEASDFIWGPWLLIPLLLLTGLYLTVLLRGVQFRHFGLAFWLAFVKRRDHDAEGDISHYQALSTALAATVGVGNIAGVATAIALGGPGAVFWMWCTGLVGMATKYSEAFLGVRFRRTDAAGEQAGGPMHYLRQGIKGPLGVFLGGFFAVAGVFASFGIGNMTQANTVAANVESEWGLPTWATGVIITALTAAVILGGIKSIGRVTSLFVPFMIIVYILGAAAVLAFNIAEVPAAIGLIVTDAFTGTAATGGFVGAGVAAAIRYGVARGIFSNESGLGTGGIAAAAAQTTHPVRQALVSMTQTFIDTLVVVSFTALTIVVTGVWKGEGSPATFTAEAFRQGLPGDWGSVIVTVGVILFAFSTVLGWSYYGDRCVEYLFGRRLVLPYRIVFIAVVYVGATRELATVWTFSDVANGLMALPNLVGLLILSPLVYRETKAYFDGRQPEDERTKVTVD from the coding sequence ATGGACGCGTTCCTGAGCGAAGCCAGCGACTTCATCTGGGGTCCGTGGCTGCTGATCCCGCTGTTGCTGCTGACCGGGCTCTACCTGACCGTGTTGTTGCGCGGTGTGCAGTTCCGCCACTTCGGCCTGGCGTTCTGGCTGGCGTTCGTCAAGCGCCGCGACCACGACGCCGAGGGCGACATCTCGCACTACCAGGCGCTGTCGACGGCGCTGGCCGCGACGGTGGGCGTGGGCAACATCGCCGGTGTCGCGACCGCGATCGCGCTCGGCGGGCCGGGCGCGGTGTTCTGGATGTGGTGCACCGGCCTGGTCGGCATGGCGACCAAGTACTCCGAGGCGTTCCTCGGGGTGCGGTTCCGGCGCACCGACGCCGCCGGTGAACAAGCCGGTGGTCCGATGCACTACCTGCGGCAGGGCATCAAGGGGCCGCTGGGCGTGTTCCTCGGCGGGTTCTTCGCCGTCGCCGGAGTGTTCGCCTCCTTCGGCATCGGCAACATGACCCAGGCGAACACGGTGGCGGCCAACGTCGAATCCGAGTGGGGCCTGCCGACCTGGGCGACCGGCGTGATCATCACCGCACTCACCGCCGCGGTGATCCTCGGCGGCATCAAGAGCATCGGGCGCGTGACCAGCCTGTTCGTGCCGTTCATGATCATCGTCTACATCCTCGGCGCCGCCGCGGTGCTGGCGTTCAACATCGCCGAGGTGCCCGCCGCGATCGGGCTGATCGTCACCGACGCCTTCACCGGCACCGCGGCGACCGGCGGCTTCGTCGGCGCCGGCGTGGCCGCGGCGATCCGATACGGCGTCGCCCGCGGCATCTTCTCCAACGAATCCGGCCTCGGCACCGGCGGCATCGCGGCGGCCGCGGCGCAGACCACCCACCCGGTGCGGCAGGCGCTGGTGTCGATGACCCAGACCTTCATCGACACCCTCGTCGTGGTCAGCTTCACCGCGCTCACCATCGTCGTGACCGGGGTGTGGAAGGGCGAGGGATCGCCCGCGACCTTCACCGCCGAGGCGTTCCGCCAGGGCCTGCCCGGCGACTGGGGCAGCGTCATCGTGACCGTGGGCGTCATCCTGTTCGCGTTCTCGACCGTGCTCGGCTGGTCCTACTACGGCGACCGCTGCGTCGAATACCTCTTCGGCCGCCGGCTGGTGCTGCCCTACCGGATCGTGTTCATCGCCGTGGTCTACGTCGGCGCGACCCGCGAACTGGCCACGGTGTGGACCTTCTCCGATGTCGCCAACGGCCTGATGGCCCTGCCCAACCTCGTCGGCCTGCTGATCCTGTCCCCGCTGGTGTATCGGGAGACCAAGGCCTACTTCGACGGCAGGCAACCCGAAGACGAGCGGACGAAAGTCACCGTCGACTGA
- a CDS encoding NAD(P)/FAD-dependent oxidoreductase, with product MSGNIQVVVVGGGYAGVMAADRLTQRADVRVTVVNPRPRFVPRLRLHQLVGGTHDAVVDYTDVLADGVELVADTVTRIDAQASTVELAGGGTLGYDYLVYAVGSLAATPPVPGVAEFAYPLATFEAAQRLRSALLDTPQSAAVTVVGGGPTGIETAAELAEQGRAVTLVCGGTLAPYLHAKARRTARRYLTRLGVEVLEGPEATVTAVTRDTVELGGGHAVRSAITIWAAGFGVPDLAARSGLRTDAAGRLLTDETLTSVDDERIVAAGDSSAPSGLPFRMSAYAAGCLGAHAADTLLSRMAGRQPAPIDLSFSAMCISFGRTAGIFQLAHKDDTAMPIYFPGPVGKKLKEVSCEFSVKHLVTEARKPGSHKWMKDGKHRPAQLAARQQDAATPVA from the coding sequence ATGAGCGGGAACATCCAGGTGGTCGTCGTCGGCGGCGGGTACGCCGGGGTGATGGCGGCCGACCGGCTGACCCAGCGCGCGGACGTGCGGGTGACCGTGGTGAATCCGCGACCGCGGTTCGTGCCGCGGCTGCGGTTGCACCAGCTGGTCGGCGGGACGCACGACGCGGTCGTCGACTACACCGACGTGCTCGCCGATGGCGTCGAGTTGGTAGCGGACACCGTCACGCGGATCGACGCGCAGGCCAGCACGGTGGAGCTGGCCGGCGGCGGCACGCTCGGCTACGACTACCTGGTCTACGCGGTGGGCAGCCTCGCCGCGACACCCCCGGTGCCCGGCGTCGCCGAATTCGCCTACCCCCTGGCCACCTTCGAGGCGGCGCAGCGGCTGCGCTCGGCGCTGCTGGATACCCCGCAGTCGGCGGCGGTGACGGTGGTCGGGGGCGGCCCGACCGGCATCGAGACCGCCGCCGAACTGGCCGAGCAGGGCCGCGCGGTGACCCTGGTGTGCGGCGGGACGCTCGCGCCGTACCTGCACGCCAAGGCGCGGCGCACCGCCCGCCGATACCTCACCCGCCTGGGCGTGGAGGTGCTCGAAGGCCCCGAGGCAACGGTCACCGCGGTCACCCGCGACACCGTCGAACTCGGCGGCGGACACGCGGTGCGCAGCGCGATCACCATCTGGGCCGCGGGCTTCGGTGTCCCCGATCTTGCCGCGCGCAGCGGCCTGCGCACCGACGCCGCGGGCCGGTTGCTCACCGACGAGACGCTCACCAGCGTCGACGACGAACGCATCGTCGCGGCGGGCGACTCCTCGGCGCCTTCGGGGCTGCCGTTCCGGATGAGCGCCTACGCCGCGGGTTGCCTCGGTGCCCACGCCGCCGACACCCTGCTGAGCCGGATGGCCGGACGGCAGCCCGCGCCGATCGACCTGTCCTTCTCGGCGATGTGCATCAGCTTCGGCCGCACCGCGGGCATCTTCCAGCTGGCCCACAAGGACGACACCGCGATGCCGATCTACTTCCCCGGTCCGGTCGGCAAGAAGCTGAAGGAAGTGTCGTGCGAGTTCAGCGTCAAGCATCTGGTGACCGAGGCGCGCAAGCCCGGCTCGCACAAGTGGATGAAGGACGGCAAGCACCGGCCCGCCCAGCTGGCGGCCCGGCAGCAGGACGCGGCGACCCCGGTCGCATGA
- a CDS encoding RNA polymerase sigma-70 factor — MSTSAAATETFLAHRNLLFTVAYEMLGSAADADDVLQETWLRWTAVDTAEVREPRAYLVRITTRQALNRLRSVKRRRESYVGSWLPEPLLTTPDVAADAELADSVSMALMLVLETLSPTERAVFVLREAFGFGYDEIAAAVDKTPAAVHQIAHRARRHVEARRPRRSVPPGQAQAALAAFQRALEDRDIQGLLDVLAPDVVAISDGGGIKQANPRPVVGADKVARFVVGGLARHRVALTAEPTLVNAAPALALHIDGELDGVLAMQLADDRITGLYYVRNPQKLTHLDTEAPLTLR, encoded by the coding sequence ATGAGTACGTCGGCCGCGGCGACGGAAACCTTTCTCGCCCATCGCAATCTGCTGTTCACCGTCGCCTACGAGATGCTCGGCTCGGCGGCCGACGCCGACGACGTCCTGCAGGAGACATGGCTGCGCTGGACCGCCGTCGACACCGCCGAGGTGCGCGAACCGCGCGCCTACCTGGTGCGCATCACCACCCGCCAGGCCCTCAACCGCCTGCGCTCGGTGAAACGCCGCCGCGAGTCCTATGTGGGCTCCTGGCTGCCGGAGCCGCTGCTGACCACCCCCGACGTCGCCGCGGACGCCGAACTGGCCGACAGCGTCTCGATGGCGCTGATGCTCGTGCTCGAGACGCTGTCCCCGACCGAACGCGCGGTGTTCGTGCTGCGCGAGGCGTTCGGATTCGGCTACGACGAGATCGCCGCCGCGGTCGACAAGACCCCGGCCGCCGTGCATCAGATCGCGCACCGCGCCCGCCGCCACGTCGAGGCGCGCCGCCCACGCCGGTCGGTGCCGCCCGGGCAGGCGCAGGCCGCGCTGGCAGCGTTCCAGCGGGCCCTGGAGGACCGCGACATCCAGGGCCTGTTGGACGTGCTCGCCCCCGACGTGGTCGCGATCAGCGACGGCGGCGGGATCAAGCAGGCCAACCCGCGACCGGTGGTCGGCGCCGACAAGGTGGCCCGGTTCGTCGTCGGCGGCCTCGCCAGGCACCGGGTCGCGCTCACCGCCGAGCCGACGCTGGTCAACGCCGCTCCCGCACTGGCACTGCACATCGACGGCGAGCTCGACGGCGTGCTCGCGATGCAGCTCGCGGACGACCGGATCACCGGTCTGTACTACGTGCGCAACCCACAGAAACTGACCCACCTCGACACCGAGGCACCGCTCACCCTCCGATGA
- a CDS encoding LpqN/LpqT family lipoprotein — MSESIAEYLYNRSVRCVPVHPDTIGAPQVWVDLPAAWVPIGREVAPGAYLAWAHAPTGIDNAEWVDNIVIMVGRLTARVDTWELMDRAFVDSRRLPSWTETSHGYDDCCGYRSAVITGSYVGGDRQVHATTRYLLVRGDEFDFLVQYTVTVESHSPQHHLIDTPPPLKIDPPLHITTAL, encoded by the coding sequence GTGAGCGAAAGTATCGCCGAATATCTATACAACCGATCCGTGCGATGCGTCCCCGTGCATCCTGACACCATCGGCGCACCCCAGGTTTGGGTCGATCTCCCGGCCGCCTGGGTTCCGATCGGACGAGAAGTCGCCCCGGGGGCGTACCTGGCATGGGCTCACGCACCCACCGGAATCGACAACGCCGAATGGGTCGACAATATCGTCATCATGGTCGGCCGGCTCACCGCCCGCGTGGACACTTGGGAGTTGATGGACCGCGCGTTCGTGGACTCCCGCCGTCTCCCATCCTGGACCGAGACCTCGCACGGATACGACGATTGCTGCGGCTACCGATCAGCCGTCATCACCGGCAGCTACGTCGGCGGAGACCGACAAGTTCACGCCACCACCCGCTACCTACTCGTACGTGGCGACGAATTCGATTTCCTCGTGCAGTACACCGTGACCGTCGAGTCGCACTCACCCCAACACCACCTCATCGACACCCCGCCACCACTCAAAATCGACCCGCCTCTGCACATCACGACAGCCCTCTAG
- a CDS encoding RNA polymerase sigma factor: MAADAMDAARLRALIPGVLAALVHRGADFATAEDAVQEALVRAVETWPRQHPADEKGWLITTAWRCFLDLARSDTARRRREERMLDEPPPGPAASVDETLQLYFLCAHPSLTPASAVALTLRAVGGLTTRQIARAYLVPEATMAQRISRAKRTVSEIRLDTPGDLRTVLRTLYLVFNEGYSGDVDLAAEAIRLAGQLAAATDDPEVAGLLALFLLHHARRPARTRDDGSLVPLAEQDRTRWRRDLIAQGIAVLQTALARDRLGEYQAQAAIAALHADAPTAAETDWVQIVEWYDELVRLTDSPIVRLNRAVALGEADGPRAGLAALADLDPGLPRYTAADAYLHEKAGELATAARRYVEAAEQADNLAERNHLTLRAAALHQRLADEDRAATKPPYGPG; the protein is encoded by the coding sequence ATGGCCGCCGACGCGATGGACGCGGCGCGGCTGCGCGCCTTGATCCCCGGGGTGCTGGCGGCCCTCGTCCACCGCGGGGCGGATTTCGCGACGGCCGAGGACGCGGTGCAGGAGGCGCTGGTGCGGGCGGTCGAGACCTGGCCGCGGCAGCACCCCGCCGACGAGAAGGGTTGGCTGATCACCACGGCTTGGCGCTGCTTCCTCGACCTGGCCCGCTCCGACACCGCCCGGCGGCGGCGCGAGGAACGGATGCTCGACGAACCGCCGCCCGGGCCGGCCGCCTCGGTCGACGAAACGCTGCAGCTGTATTTCCTGTGCGCGCATCCGAGCCTCACCCCGGCCTCGGCCGTCGCGTTGACGCTGCGGGCGGTCGGCGGGCTCACCACCCGCCAGATCGCGCGGGCCTACCTGGTGCCCGAAGCGACCATGGCGCAACGCATCAGCCGCGCCAAGCGCACCGTGAGCGAGATCCGGCTGGATACGCCGGGTGACCTGCGCACCGTGCTGCGCACGCTCTACCTGGTGTTCAACGAGGGATACAGCGGCGATGTCGACCTGGCCGCCGAAGCGATCCGGCTCGCCGGGCAACTCGCCGCCGCCACCGACGATCCGGAGGTGGCCGGGCTGCTCGCCCTGTTCCTGCTGCACCATGCCCGCCGTCCGGCCCGCACCCGCGACGACGGCAGCCTGGTACCGCTGGCCGAACAGGACCGCACCCGGTGGCGGCGCGACCTGATCGCGCAGGGGATCGCGGTGTTGCAGACCGCACTGGCGCGCGACCGGCTGGGGGAGTACCAGGCCCAGGCCGCCATCGCCGCCCTGCACGCGGACGCGCCGACCGCGGCCGAGACCGACTGGGTGCAGATCGTCGAGTGGTACGACGAGCTGGTGCGGCTCACCGACAGCCCGATCGTGCGACTCAACCGCGCCGTCGCCCTCGGCGAAGCGGACGGCCCGCGCGCCGGATTGGCCGCGCTCGCCGATCTCGACCCCGGACTCCCGCGGTACACCGCCGCGGACGCCTACCTCCACGAGAAGGCAGGCGAACTCGCCACCGCGGCCCGCCGTTACGTCGAAGCCGCCGAACAGGCGGACAATCTGGCCGAGCGCAACCACCTCACCCTCCGCGCGGCCGCACTGCACCAGCGGCTGGCGGACGAAGACCGAGCCGCGACGAAACCGCCGTACGGGCCCGGGTGA
- a CDS encoding YciI family protein, translating to MAKYLLLKHYRGAPAAVNDVPMDRWTPEEIHAHVQYMNDFAARLEASGEFVDGQALAPEGMWVRSDGEGKPPVTDGPFAETKDLIAGWMIIDVDSQDRAVELAGELSAAPGAGGAPIHEWLEVRPFLTAPPTVTE from the coding sequence ATGGCCAAGTACCTGCTTCTCAAGCACTACCGCGGCGCTCCGGCGGCGGTCAACGACGTGCCGATGGATCGGTGGACGCCCGAGGAGATCCACGCGCACGTCCAGTACATGAACGACTTCGCGGCGCGGCTGGAGGCCAGCGGCGAATTCGTCGACGGGCAGGCCCTCGCTCCGGAGGGCATGTGGGTGCGCTCGGACGGCGAGGGTAAGCCACCCGTCACCGACGGCCCGTTCGCCGAGACCAAGGATCTGATCGCGGGCTGGATGATCATCGACGTGGACTCCCAGGACCGCGCCGTCGAGCTCGCGGGCGAGCTGTCGGCCGCGCCCGGTGCGGGCGGCGCACCGATCCACGAGTGGCTCGAGGTGCGCCCGTTCCTCACCGCCCCGCCGACCGTCACCGAGTGA
- a CDS encoding sulfite exporter TauE/SafE family protein, which yields MSVLTLSLVALAGFFAGVIGYVTGIASLISYPALLAAGLPPVAANVTNTVAMVAVGVGSTAKAGAGHAVEGRTLARYAAYSALGGTAGAALLLLTPADAFEVAVPFLLAAASLSLLAQPKLRELAGDREFPRLYPLGIFAVAVYGGYFGAGVGVMFLALILVCTSATMWRAGVLKSFLTGIANFVAAIGFAVFGPVHWLAAAAMAVGAFAGGWCGPPLVARLPPTAVRIAVAVCGTGLAAYLALS from the coding sequence TTGAGCGTTCTCACCCTGAGCCTGGTGGCCCTGGCCGGGTTCTTCGCCGGCGTGATCGGGTACGTCACCGGGATCGCCTCGCTGATCTCCTATCCGGCGCTGCTGGCAGCGGGACTGCCCCCGGTCGCGGCCAATGTCACCAACACGGTGGCGATGGTCGCGGTCGGTGTCGGGTCCACCGCCAAGGCGGGTGCCGGGCACGCGGTCGAAGGCCGCACGCTCGCCCGGTACGCGGCGTACTCGGCGCTCGGCGGCACCGCGGGCGCGGCGCTGCTGCTGCTCACCCCCGCCGACGCCTTCGAGGTGGCGGTGCCGTTCCTGCTCGCGGCGGCCTCGCTGAGCCTGCTGGCGCAGCCGAAGCTGCGGGAGCTGGCCGGCGACCGGGAGTTTCCGCGGCTCTACCCGCTCGGCATATTCGCCGTCGCCGTGTACGGCGGCTATTTCGGGGCGGGCGTCGGGGTGATGTTCCTGGCGCTGATCCTGGTCTGCACCTCGGCCACCATGTGGCGGGCCGGGGTGCTCAAGAGCTTCCTCACCGGCATCGCGAATTTCGTGGCCGCCATCGGATTCGCCGTGTTCGGGCCGGTGCACTGGCTCGCGGCGGCGGCCATGGCGGTCGGCGCCTTCGCCGGCGGGTGGTGCGGACCGCCCTTGGTCGCGCGGCTGCCGCCGACGGCGGTCCGCATCGCGGTCGCCGTCTGCGGCACCGGCCTGGCTGCCTATCTGGCCCTGAGCTGA
- a CDS encoding nitroreductase family protein, whose protein sequence is MPIELDLNPDELLSTTRTVRKRLDLEREVPLAVVRECLELAVQAPSGSNRQGWHWVVVTDAEKRRRLGELYRRGFAEYRDAPEYLGTKATGDPAVDATRRRVADSAEYLAEKMGEVPVLLVPCLWGRVDNVSGAASASHWGSLFPAVWSFCLAARARGLGTAWTTLHLKYEREAAEVLGIPFEKVSQGALIPVAYTKGTDFKPAARVDMARIVHVDSW, encoded by the coding sequence ATGCCGATCGAGCTGGACCTGAACCCCGACGAGCTGTTGTCGACCACCCGCACCGTGCGCAAGCGGCTGGACCTGGAGCGCGAGGTGCCGCTCGCGGTCGTGCGCGAATGTCTCGAGCTCGCGGTGCAGGCGCCGTCGGGGTCCAACCGGCAGGGCTGGCACTGGGTGGTGGTCACCGATGCCGAGAAGCGCAGGCGGTTGGGGGAGCTGTACCGGCGCGGGTTCGCCGAATACCGGGACGCACCGGAGTACCTGGGCACCAAGGCCACCGGCGATCCGGCGGTGGATGCCACGCGTCGCCGGGTCGCCGATTCGGCGGAGTACCTGGCCGAGAAGATGGGGGAGGTGCCGGTGCTGCTGGTGCCGTGCCTGTGGGGGCGCGTCGACAACGTCTCCGGTGCGGCCAGCGCCTCGCACTGGGGGTCGTTGTTCCCGGCGGTGTGGAGCTTCTGCCTGGCGGCCCGCGCCCGTGGGCTCGGCACGGCGTGGACCACCCTGCATCTGAAGTACGAGCGGGAGGCGGCCGAGGTGCTCGGCATCCCCTTCGAGAAGGTGTCGCAGGGGGCGTTGATCCCCGTCGCCTACACCAAGGGCACCGACTTCAAGCCCGCCGCCCGGGTCGACATGGCGCGGATCGTGCATGTCGACTCGTGGTGA
- a CDS encoding ABC transporter ATP-binding protein encodes MIRTLLRVLGPDYAPPVRRTIALMTLTAVAEGLSYALVVPVLRALLGDNPAEAEPWLIAFGAAVAGYALLRYRSDLSGFTVGTTLLRGVYHRLGDHLARLPVGWYTPGRVGEVSVLAGRGVLAALSVLAHLLAPLVSATVTPLTILAVMLAYEWRLGLAALVAVPIVAATQAVTARAATAGDAERHERDTEAANRVVEYLQAQPVLRAGGRTAERFALLDDALRAVERTSRKQIATALTGAVGATLTVQAMFTALLALAAYLALGGTVDVAEVLAILVLAARCADPLLALADIGSQVRGARAELHRLDAVLRNEPLPEPAEPIRPQRHDLAFDAVTFAHGDRPVLDGVTLTVPEGQRLAVVGPSGAGKSTLLHLLARFSDVDAGAVRIGGVDVRAIDTDTLMSRIAVVFQDVHLFDGTIEDNVRLGRPDATDAEVRAAAAAARLDEVIERLPDGWASHVGEGGALLSGGERQRVSIARALLKDAPIVLLDEVTSALDPVNEAAVHAGITRLMAGRTVVMVAHRLRTVRTADRIVFLDGGHVVEAGTHDELLARGGRYADFWRAAASPAHT; translated from the coding sequence ATGATCCGCACGCTGTTGCGCGTACTCGGCCCCGACTACGCGCCCCCGGTGCGCCGCACCATCGCCCTGATGACCCTCACCGCCGTGGCCGAGGGCCTGTCCTACGCCCTGGTGGTGCCGGTGCTGCGGGCGCTGCTCGGCGACAACCCGGCCGAGGCCGAGCCCTGGCTGATCGCGTTCGGGGCCGCCGTGGCGGGGTACGCGCTGCTGCGTTACCGCAGCGACCTGTCCGGTTTCACCGTCGGCACCACCCTGTTGCGCGGGGTCTACCACCGGCTCGGCGATCATCTGGCCCGGTTGCCGGTCGGCTGGTACACCCCAGGGCGGGTGGGGGAGGTGTCGGTGCTGGCCGGACGCGGTGTCCTCGCCGCGCTGAGCGTGCTGGCCCACCTGCTGGCCCCGCTGGTCTCGGCGACCGTCACGCCCCTGACCATCCTCGCCGTCATGCTCGCCTACGAGTGGCGGCTCGGGCTGGCCGCGCTGGTCGCGGTGCCGATCGTCGCCGCCACCCAGGCCGTCACCGCGCGGGCCGCCACCGCGGGCGACGCCGAACGCCACGAGCGCGACACCGAGGCCGCGAACCGCGTCGTCGAGTATTTGCAGGCGCAGCCGGTACTGCGCGCGGGCGGGCGAACCGCCGAGCGCTTCGCCCTGCTCGACGACGCCCTGCGCGCTGTCGAACGCACCTCCCGCAAGCAGATCGCGACCGCGCTGACCGGCGCGGTCGGCGCGACCCTCACCGTGCAGGCGATGTTCACCGCACTGCTGGCGCTGGCCGCCTACCTCGCCCTGGGCGGCACCGTCGACGTGGCCGAGGTCCTGGCGATTCTGGTGTTGGCCGCCCGCTGCGCCGATCCGCTGCTCGCGCTGGCCGACATCGGCAGTCAGGTGCGCGGCGCCCGCGCCGAACTGCATCGACTCGACGCGGTCCTGCGCAACGAACCGCTGCCGGAACCCGCCGAACCGATCCGGCCGCAGCGGCACGACCTCGCCTTCGACGCGGTGACCTTCGCCCACGGCGATCGGCCCGTGCTCGACGGGGTCACCCTGACGGTGCCGGAAGGGCAACGGCTCGCCGTCGTCGGCCCGTCGGGTGCGGGCAAGAGCACCCTGCTGCACCTGCTCGCGCGCTTCTCCGACGTCGACGCGGGCGCGGTGCGCATCGGCGGGGTGGACGTGCGCGCCATCGACACCGACACGCTCATGTCGCGCATCGCGGTGGTCTTCCAGGACGTGCACCTCTTCGACGGAACCATCGAGGACAACGTCCGCCTCGGCCGGCCCGACGCCACCGACGCCGAGGTCAGGGCCGCGGCGGCGGCCGCCCGCCTGGACGAGGTGATCGAGCGGCTGCCCGACGGCTGGGCGAGCCACGTCGGCGAGGGCGGGGCCCTGCTGTCCGGCGGTGAGCGGCAACGGGTCTCGATCGCCCGGGCGCTGCTGAAGGACGCCCCGATCGTGCTGCTCGACGAGGTGACCTCGGCCCTGGACCCGGTGAACGAGGCCGCCGTGCACGCGGGCATCACCCGGCTGATGGCCGGGCGCACGGTCGTCATGGTGGCGCACCGGCTGCGCACGGTCCGCACCGCCGACCGCATCGTCTTCCTCGACGGCGGGCACGTCGTCGAGGCGGGCACCCACGACGAGCTGCTCGCCCGCGGCGGTCGGTACGCCGACTTCTGGCGCGCGGCAGCCAGTCCGGCGCACACGTGA